From the genome of Novosphingobium sp. TH158, one region includes:
- a CDS encoding cold-shock protein has translation MGFDRGRRGRGRDKRDGFGEDNFDPFMGGGDRFGGGDRFGGGGDRFGGGGDRFGGGGPRGGFGGGDRGGFGGGPRGGGGGFGGGPRGGGGGGMPAQVVGQGKGVVKFFNAQKGFGFIQQEGGGEDVFVHISAVERAGLEGLAEGQGLEFTLVDRGGKISASDLSVVGDVIAVEKREAAPQRQLTGEKATGTVKFFNSMKGFGFITRDDGQPDAFVHISAVERSGLRDLNEGDRLEFDIEVDRRGKYSAVNLVPRQD, from the coding sequence ATGGGTTTCGATAGAGGACGTCGCGGCCGGGGACGCGACAAGCGGGACGGTTTCGGAGAGGATAATTTCGACCCGTTCATGGGCGGTGGTGACCGCTTTGGTGGCGGCGACCGCTTCGGCGGCGGTGGTGATCGCTTTGGCGGCGGTGGTGATCGCTTTGGCGGCGGCGGCCCGCGCGGCGGCTTCGGCGGCGGCGATCGCGGCGGCTTCGGCGGCGGCCCCCGCGGTGGCGGCGGCGGCTTCGGCGGCGGTCCCCGCGGTGGCGGTGGCGGCGGCATGCCGGCCCAGGTCGTTGGCCAGGGCAAGGGCGTCGTCAAGTTCTTCAACGCACAGAAGGGCTTCGGCTTCATCCAGCAGGAAGGTGGCGGCGAAGACGTCTTCGTCCACATCAGCGCGGTCGAGCGTGCCGGGCTTGAAGGCCTGGCCGAAGGCCAGGGGCTTGAGTTCACGCTGGTTGACCGCGGCGGCAAGATTTCTGCCAGCGACCTCTCGGTCGTGGGCGATGTGATCGCCGTTGAAAAGCGCGAAGCTGCGCCCCAGCGCCAGCTGACCGGTGAAAAGGCGACCGGCACGGTGAAGTTCTTCAATTCGATGAAGGGCTTCGGTTTCATCACCCGTGATGATGGCCAGCCGGATGCGTTCGTCCACATCAGCGCGGTCGAGCGTTCGGGTCTTCGCGACCTGAATGAAGGCGACCGGCTTGAATTCGACATCGAGGTCGATCGACGAGGCAAGTACTCGGCGGTCAACCTGGTGCCGCGCCAGGACTGA